The Desulfoscipio gibsoniae DSM 7213 genome contains a region encoding:
- a CDS encoding TIM barrel protein produces MEQVRFGPAGNADSFYAAGFKSSLDMPGWLAGMGLNAYEYQCVRGVHIKEPTAAKLGEAARKHNIALSIHAPYYISLGSSDQLIREKTRKHFLDALRAASWMGARTVVMHPGGKVGNDRLAALRRAKENLAELLDVAGDEGLSAIAVAPETMGKPAQLGNLDEILELCTVGERVVPAVDFGHLHAAGAGALKDEASFMAVLDRIEEVLGADVIKNLHIHFSPIEFTRAGERRHRTTLDEGYGPDFLHLARLIWEKKMTPTIICESSGRQAEDALYYRQIYEAMGET; encoded by the coding sequence ATGGAACAGGTGCGATTCGGTCCGGCGGGAAACGCCGATTCGTTTTACGCGGCAGGCTTTAAGTCATCGCTGGATATGCCCGGGTGGCTGGCCGGTATGGGGCTCAATGCTTATGAATACCAGTGCGTCCGGGGGGTACATATAAAGGAACCAACCGCTGCCAAATTGGGTGAGGCGGCCCGGAAGCATAATATTGCCTTAAGCATTCACGCTCCATATTACATCAGTCTGGGCAGCTCTGACCAGTTAATTAGGGAAAAAACCCGCAAGCACTTCCTGGATGCGCTGCGTGCCGCCAGTTGGATGGGGGCCAGGACCGTGGTCATGCATCCCGGGGGCAAAGTGGGAAATGACCGTCTCGCGGCACTGCGCCGCGCTAAAGAAAACCTGGCTGAATTACTTGATGTGGCCGGGGACGAGGGGTTGAGTGCTATTGCGGTGGCACCGGAAACCATGGGTAAACCGGCCCAGCTGGGCAACCTGGATGAAATTCTGGAACTGTGCACCGTGGGGGAAAGGGTGGTACCGGCGGTTGATTTCGGTCACCTGCATGCCGCCGGGGCTGGCGCCTTGAAGGATGAGGCCAGTTTTATGGCGGTGCTGGATCGGATTGAGGAGGTACTGGGTGCCGACGTTATAAAAAACCTTCATATACATTTCAGTCCAATTGAATTCACCCGGGCGGGGGAACGCCGTCACCGCACTACATTGGATGAAGGGTATGGCCCGGATTTTTTACACCTGGCGAGGCTGATTTGGGAGAAGAAAATGACCCCGACAATAATCTGCGAGTCCTCCGGGCGGCAGGCTGAAGATGCTCTATATTACCGGCAAATTTATGAGGCGATGGGTGAAACCTGA
- the speE gene encoding polyamine aminopropyltransferase, whose product MEVWFTEDQTKHLRIGCRVREVLFSGQSPFQKVAVLDTVEFGRMLTLDNVIQTNIKDEFVYHEMITHVGLNTHPNPKKVLVIGGGDGGAVREIVKHKGIEKVVHVEIDQMVIDVAKKFFPELSSGFEDPRVEILVDDGIKHVKENKGVYDMIIVDSTDPVGPAVGLFGEEFYRSVFDALTEDGLFVAQTESPFFNSSLITQVTTTISGIYPLNRLFWAVVPTYPGGYWTFTMGSKKHDPLTVELNQGKIAALKTKWYSPEVHRSAFVLQPFVKELLPHK is encoded by the coding sequence ATGGAGGTTTGGTTCACCGAAGATCAGACAAAACATTTACGGATTGGCTGCCGGGTGCGGGAGGTACTGTTCAGTGGCCAGTCACCTTTTCAAAAGGTAGCGGTTTTGGATACTGTTGAATTTGGGCGCATGCTCACTTTGGATAATGTAATTCAGACTAATATTAAGGATGAATTTGTTTACCATGAAATGATTACCCATGTGGGGTTAAACACCCATCCCAACCCTAAAAAAGTTCTGGTCATCGGTGGCGGGGACGGAGGCGCGGTGCGGGAAATTGTCAAGCACAAGGGTATTGAGAAAGTTGTGCACGTGGAAATTGACCAAATGGTCATTGACGTGGCTAAAAAATTCTTTCCCGAATTGAGCTCGGGCTTTGAAGATCCCCGTGTGGAAATACTGGTTGATGACGGTATTAAACATGTGAAGGAAAACAAAGGTGTTTATGATATGATTATCGTTGACTCCACCGACCCGGTTGGCCCGGCGGTGGGTTTATTCGGTGAGGAATTTTATCGCAGTGTATTCGACGCGCTAACCGAGGACGGGCTGTTCGTGGCCCAGACCGAGTCGCCGTTTTTTAACAGCAGCCTGATTACTCAGGTGACCACTACTATTAGCGGTATATACCCGTTGAACAGACTCTTTTGGGCTGTGGTACCCACCTATCCCGGCGGCTACTGGACATTTACCATGGGCTCCAAAAAGCATGACCCGCTGACAGTGGAGTTGAATCAGGGTAAAATAGCGGCCTTAAAAACCAAGTGGTATTCACCTGAGGTGCACCGCTCTGCATTTGTACTGCAGCCCTTTGTAAAGGAATTATTGCCGCACAAGTAG
- a CDS encoding S8 family peptidase has product MLFQQLKWVRENRFKMCNNLKSRVIADYKPVKYVPCFLQKLVCKLKRKWHKHRVIIQFDSLYRGTAELRTLTNTLGIKVKRELSVINAVSAELSTERLEQVVQHISVVKVWYDYEVKALLNVASPTVGASDLWQSPDGARYTGAGVTVAVIDTGIHPHPDVANRITFFKDFVNNNTAAYDDNGHGTHVAGCVAGDGSRSGGKFRGPAPGAGLVGLKVLDKYGSGSLSAVIEAVQWCRDNQSRHNIKVVNLSLGSTAVQSYKEDPLCLAVEELWRSGVVVCAAAGNEGPNESTISTPGIDPVIITVGASNDFNTIDTGDDEVADFSSRGPTIDSLTKPDLMTPGSNIISLRAPGSNLDKNDSASRYDDNYTVLSGTSMATPICCGVVALLLEAKPDLSPDQVKERLISSCSSLGEYSANEQGAGLVDARLAARESAVGSLAP; this is encoded by the coding sequence ATGTTATTCCAACAATTAAAATGGGTACGGGAAAACAGGTTTAAAATGTGCAACAATTTAAAGAGTAGGGTAATTGCCGATTATAAACCTGTTAAATACGTACCGTGTTTTTTACAGAAATTGGTATGTAAATTAAAAAGAAAGTGGCATAAACATCGGGTTATTATTCAATTTGATTCGCTGTACAGAGGTACTGCTGAACTGCGAACACTTACCAATACGCTTGGTATCAAAGTGAAAAGAGAACTGAGTGTAATAAACGCGGTGTCGGCTGAACTCAGTACGGAGCGGCTGGAACAAGTGGTGCAGCATATATCCGTGGTTAAAGTCTGGTATGATTACGAGGTAAAAGCTCTTTTAAATGTAGCCTCTCCGACAGTGGGAGCCTCTGATCTATGGCAGTCTCCGGACGGAGCCCGGTATACCGGGGCCGGGGTAACGGTGGCGGTGATAGACACCGGAATTCACCCGCATCCTGATGTGGCCAATAGAATAACCTTTTTTAAGGATTTTGTAAATAATAATACAGCTGCCTATGACGATAATGGCCACGGTACACACGTAGCGGGTTGTGTCGCCGGGGACGGCAGTCGCTCTGGTGGAAAATTTCGCGGCCCGGCGCCGGGGGCGGGTTTGGTGGGTTTGAAAGTGCTGGACAAATACGGGTCGGGAAGTCTTTCCGCTGTTATCGAGGCTGTGCAGTGGTGTCGGGATAACCAATCGCGGCACAATATTAAAGTGGTAAACCTATCTCTGGGAAGTACTGCCGTGCAATCATACAAAGAGGACCCGCTGTGCCTTGCAGTGGAAGAGCTCTGGCGGTCCGGTGTAGTGGTTTGCGCAGCCGCCGGTAATGAGGGGCCTAATGAAAGTACCATCAGCACCCCGGGCATTGATCCAGTCATCATAACGGTGGGGGCATCCAATGATTTTAATACTATTGATACAGGTGATGATGAAGTGGCCGACTTCTCCAGTCGCGGGCCCACCATAGATAGTCTAACCAAACCCGACCTGATGACGCCTGGCAGCAATATCATTTCTTTGCGGGCACCCGGCTCGAATTTGGATAAGAATGACAGCGCTTCCCGGTATGATGACAATTACACTGTTCTTTCCGGTACTTCCATGGCTACGCCCATTTGCTGTGGAGTGGTGGCTTTGCTGTTGGAAGCCAAACCAGATCTCTCCCCCGATCAGGTAAAGGAGAGGTTGATTAGCTCCTGCAGCTCTTTGGGCGAATACTCCGCCAATGAACAAGGTGCCGGTCTGGTGGATGCAAGGTTGGCAGCGCGGGAATCGGCAGTGGGGTCGCTTGCGCCGTAG
- a CDS encoding ABC transporter substrate-binding protein, translated as MTRSLQVLMICLVCLLAVAILIQSKTINNEGPIAGQASDNDTAGSTGPTISIAQEYTVNTLDPADATDTGSIRLIANIFEGLVRFKPGTAKIEPCLAQSWKISKDGLIYTFDLRRGVSFHDGTALDASAVQYSVQKQLAKQNDGPTTYADVVYGPLDKVKVIDQHTIEFHLKYPYAPFLNNLAMPMAAPVVSPAASRLNTGKFGAHPVGTGPFVYAGEKNGGLVLKANQDYWGTPPAAGEILFLSEPGADQRVQKLLGGHIDIALDLTFAQTAQLRFKGYPVLRATGLDIGYLGFYSDRRPFNQAAVRQAVALSLDRKDILEKLWPQETRPALGPLPPTVLGYDESITQIGYAPDKASRLLKEAGYAEGLSFTLITYQNKRPYSPGGGQVLAEALARSLGEHGITVKVQAYPWQQFKQALNKREGDAFLYGWISDNGDPDNFLYTLLAENQIASGLNITHYHNEELETMLLSGRHTNDPDTRQHIYRQAQQIINKDVPWLVLSHSLHHAATSPGLQGFLLSPTNWPVFTGVSKF; from the coding sequence ATGACAAGGTCTTTGCAAGTACTTATGATTTGCCTGGTTTGTCTATTGGCTGTGGCCATATTGATACAGTCCAAAACAATAAATAATGAAGGGCCTATCGCAGGACAGGCCTCCGACAATGATACCGCCGGGTCAACTGGCCCAACCATTAGCATTGCCCAGGAGTACACCGTAAACACACTGGACCCGGCAGACGCCACCGACACTGGGTCTATTCGTTTAATCGCCAACATTTTTGAAGGGCTGGTGCGGTTTAAACCGGGCACCGCTAAAATCGAACCCTGCCTTGCCCAATCCTGGAAAATTTCAAAGGATGGGTTAATCTACACCTTCGACCTGCGCCGGGGTGTCAGTTTTCACGACGGCACTGCTCTGGATGCATCGGCAGTACAGTATAGCGTACAAAAACAATTGGCTAAGCAAAATGATGGGCCCACCACCTATGCTGATGTTGTGTACGGGCCGCTGGATAAAGTTAAAGTTATTGACCAGCATACTATCGAGTTTCATTTAAAATATCCCTATGCGCCGTTTTTAAACAATTTAGCCATGCCCATGGCAGCACCAGTGGTCAGCCCGGCGGCGTCACGCCTGAACACTGGCAAATTCGGGGCTCACCCGGTGGGAACCGGGCCCTTTGTCTATGCCGGGGAAAAGAACGGCGGCTTAGTTCTAAAGGCCAACCAGGATTACTGGGGTACACCACCGGCGGCGGGGGAAATATTGTTTTTAAGTGAACCCGGGGCTGATCAAAGGGTGCAGAAACTGCTTGGCGGTCATATTGATATTGCCCTCGATTTAACATTTGCCCAAACGGCCCAATTGCGTTTCAAGGGATACCCAGTGCTGCGGGCCACCGGCCTTGACATCGGCTATCTGGGTTTTTATAGCGACCGGCGGCCGTTTAACCAGGCGGCCGTGCGCCAGGCGGTAGCCCTATCACTGGATCGTAAGGATATTTTAGAAAAACTCTGGCCCCAGGAAACACGCCCCGCCCTCGGGCCGCTGCCCCCCACAGTACTGGGTTACGACGAAAGTATAACCCAGATTGGCTATGCACCCGATAAGGCCAGCCGGCTGCTTAAAGAAGCCGGGTATGCCGAGGGACTGTCCTTCACCCTGATTACCTATCAGAATAAGCGGCCCTATAGCCCGGGAGGTGGCCAGGTTCTGGCCGAGGCACTGGCCCGGTCGCTGGGCGAGCATGGGATCACCGTAAAAGTGCAGGCCTATCCCTGGCAGCAATTCAAGCAAGCCTTAAATAAGCGGGAGGGGGACGCCTTTTTGTACGGCTGGATCAGCGACAACGGCGACCCGGATAATTTTTTATACACCCTGCTGGCGGAAAATCAGATAGCAAGCGGGCTAAATATCACTCACTATCACAACGAAGAGCTGGAAACAATGCTGTTGAGCGGTCGCCATACCAATGATCCGGACACCAGGCAGCATATTTACCGCCAGGCCCAACAGATCATCAACAAGGACGTACCATGGCTGGTACTCAGTCACAGTCTTCATCACGCCGCTACCTCCCCCGGGCTTCAGGGTTTTCTACTGAGCCCCACGAATTGGCCTGTTTTTACCGGGGTTAGTAAATTTTAA
- a CDS encoding IS1634 family transposase: MYLKKTYRKESGRTYLVIAQKYRNPVTNISTDRTIKSLGYLDELEKEYDDPIAHFKEVARKMTEEENKKKKLTLTINMDEQLVQGADDRKNFGYVAILKIYHELGLHRFFNNRARNESFKFNTNSIMMLLVVSRLLSPGSKKKAFEERRRYFERFNFSLADVYRALSHFAKIAKEFQRYLHGQIAEKYGSNTKTIYYDVTNFYFEVDEADELRKYGRSKEHRHDPVVQMGLAMDADGIPLHYELFPGNKLDKETFRSVIGEVRKNYGTGRIVVVADMGIITGDNIYYLTGGKNSNGYVFSFSVRGGTDAFKNYVLDNEGYVGTDGKPAGEDAEFKIKSRRIARDINVTMKSGKTAKKTVYEKQVVFWAKKYADKARAERKEVVKKALDLVADPKKYNKAITYGAAKYVKHLEFDKETGEVLEGKQRPYFDSDKLAQEEMYDGYYAIVTSELHMSDGEIIDTYRGLWEIEETFRVTKGTLEARPVYVSREDRIGAHFLTCFIALIILRLIQKKTERRFSAERIVECLNRIACSNEQDNLYMFDYRSEISDAIGNALGIDFTKKRLRLSDIKNILANSKK; the protein is encoded by the coding sequence ATGTATCTCAAAAAAACGTATCGAAAAGAATCAGGCAGAACCTATCTTGTTATCGCCCAAAAATACAGAAACCCCGTAACCAATATTTCAACTGATCGAACCATAAAGTCCCTGGGTTACTTGGATGAGCTGGAAAAGGAATATGACGATCCCATCGCTCATTTCAAAGAAGTCGCCCGCAAGATGACGGAGGAAGAAAACAAAAAGAAAAAGCTGACACTGACCATCAACATGGATGAACAGCTCGTCCAAGGGGCTGATGACAGGAAAAATTTTGGTTATGTCGCAATCTTAAAGATCTACCATGAACTCGGACTGCATCGCTTCTTCAATAACCGAGCACGTAATGAAAGTTTCAAGTTTAACACTAACTCCATCATGATGTTGCTTGTCGTCTCCAGACTACTATCGCCCGGTTCCAAGAAGAAGGCGTTCGAAGAACGGCGCCGTTATTTTGAGCGCTTTAATTTTTCGCTTGCGGATGTGTACCGTGCCCTTTCGCATTTTGCAAAGATCGCCAAGGAATTCCAACGGTATCTGCACGGGCAGATCGCAGAGAAATACGGGAGCAACACAAAGACGATCTACTATGATGTCACGAATTTCTACTTTGAGGTCGACGAGGCGGATGAGTTACGTAAATACGGCAGGTCGAAAGAGCATCGCCACGACCCGGTCGTCCAAATGGGACTTGCGATGGACGCAGACGGAATTCCGCTGCATTATGAACTTTTTCCCGGAAACAAGCTGGATAAAGAAACATTCCGCTCCGTCATCGGCGAAGTCAGGAAGAATTACGGCACAGGCAGGATCGTGGTGGTCGCCGACATGGGGATCATCACAGGCGACAACATTTATTACCTGACCGGCGGAAAGAACAGTAATGGATATGTGTTTAGTTTTTCTGTCCGCGGCGGCACGGACGCTTTTAAAAATTATGTGCTTGATAACGAGGGTTATGTCGGAACTGACGGCAAGCCGGCCGGCGAGGATGCCGAATTCAAAATAAAGAGCAGGAGAATTGCGCGGGACATTAATGTAACCATGAAAAGTGGCAAGACGGCAAAGAAGACTGTGTATGAAAAGCAAGTTGTGTTCTGGGCAAAGAAGTACGCGGACAAAGCAAGGGCGGAGCGGAAAGAGGTTGTGAAAAAGGCATTGGATCTTGTGGCGGATCCAAAGAAGTATAACAAAGCCATAACCTACGGCGCGGCCAAGTACGTCAAACATCTGGAATTCGATAAGGAGACGGGTGAAGTCCTTGAAGGTAAGCAACGTCCATACTTTGATTCTGATAAACTTGCGCAAGAGGAAATGTACGATGGTTATTATGCAATCGTCACCAGTGAACTGCATATGTCCGATGGGGAGATTATTGATACATACCGTGGGCTGTGGGAGATTGAGGAAACCTTCAGGGTCACGAAGGGTACGCTTGAGGCGCGCCCGGTATACGTCTCTCGGGAAGACCGCATCGGTGCGCACTTCCTCACCTGTTTCATTGCTCTCATTATCTTACGGCTTATTCAGAAGAAAACGGAACGGCGTTTCTCGGCGGAAAGGATTGTTGAGTGCCTAAACAGAATCGCCTGCTCCAATGAGCAGGATAACCTCTACATGTTCGATTACCGAAGCGAGATCTCCGATGCCATCGGTAACGCTCTCGGCATTGATTTTACGAAAAAAAGACTTAGACTTAGTGATATAAAAAATATTTTAGCTAACAGTAAAAAATGA
- the speB gene encoding agmatinase yields MHEFLEHCGGFMGAGSDYQAARLVLVGAPMDFTVSFRPGTRSGPQRIREVSVGLEEYSPYQQLDLKDYCYYDAGDVVLPFGHVPQSLNRLEDVVGKLLADDKFPLVLGGEHLITLAPVKQTAQRFPGLAVLHFDAHADLRVDYLGESLSHATVMRRVAEVVGSRNLFQFGIRSGTADEFAYGYENTGFYPFEILNPLRQTMERLRGRPIYVTLDIDVVDPAFAPGTGTPEPGGCSSVEIMAALHMLKGLNVVGMDLVEVCPVYDQSDRTALLAAKLVREAILLFGS; encoded by the coding sequence ATGCACGAGTTCCTAGAACATTGCGGCGGTTTTATGGGGGCCGGCTCTGATTACCAGGCGGCCCGGCTGGTGCTGGTGGGGGCGCCCATGGATTTTACTGTCAGCTTCAGGCCGGGCACCCGCTCGGGTCCCCAGCGTATCCGGGAGGTTTCCGTGGGGCTGGAGGAATATAGCCCCTACCAGCAGCTGGATTTAAAAGATTACTGTTACTACGACGCCGGCGATGTAGTGCTGCCCTTCGGGCATGTGCCCCAGAGCCTGAACCGGTTGGAGGATGTGGTTGGCAAGCTGTTGGCTGACGACAAGTTTCCGCTGGTTTTGGGCGGCGAGCATCTGATTACCCTGGCGCCGGTCAAGCAAACCGCGCAAAGATTTCCCGGCCTGGCAGTGCTGCATTTTGACGCCCATGCCGACCTGCGTGTAGACTACCTTGGGGAAAGCCTGTCCCATGCCACCGTGATGCGCCGGGTGGCAGAGGTGGTGGGAAGCCGTAACCTTTTTCAGTTTGGTATCCGTTCCGGCACAGCCGATGAATTTGCCTACGGGTATGAAAACACCGGTTTTTACCCCTTTGAAATACTTAATCCGCTGCGGCAAACCATGGAACGGTTGCGCGGGCGTCCAATATATGTTACCCTGGATATCGATGTGGTGGACCCCGCCTTTGCCCCGGGCACAGGGACGCCTGAGCCGGGCGGGTGCAGCTCCGTGGAAATTATGGCAGCTTTGCATATGCTCAAGGGATTAAATGTGGTGGGTATGGATTTGGTTGAAGTCTGCCCGGTTTATGACCAGTCCGACCGCACTGCACTGCTGGCGGCCAAACTGGTTCGGGAAGCAATTTTACTATTTGGCAGCTGA
- a CDS encoding general stress protein has protein sequence MKTVLSTFPNRDAAEKAVAELRQKGFDKDISIVAKDDQNREKNQFTTMGTDNVSDGATTGGVLGGLAGLAVGAGALAIPGIGPLIAAGPIAGLLSGAATGGIAGGLVDYGIPQERSKFYEDRVKQGNILVTIRTDDSRINEAADTLRRFGAQDVETH, from the coding sequence ATGAAAACAGTTTTAAGTACTTTCCCCAACCGGGATGCAGCTGAAAAAGCGGTGGCTGAACTGCGCCAAAAGGGGTTTGACAAAGACATATCCATCGTGGCCAAGGACGACCAGAACAGAGAAAAAAACCAGTTCACCACTATGGGCACGGATAACGTTTCAGATGGTGCCACCACCGGCGGGGTGCTGGGCGGACTGGCCGGACTGGCCGTTGGTGCCGGGGCGCTGGCTATCCCGGGCATTGGGCCGCTGATTGCCGCCGGTCCCATTGCCGGGCTGCTCTCCGGTGCCGCCACCGGTGGCATTGCCGGCGGTTTGGTGGACTATGGCATCCCCCAGGAGCGCAGCAAGTTTTATGAGGACAGGGTAAAGCAGGGTAATATTTTAGTAACCATCCGCACCGACGACAGCCGTATCAACGAAGCTGCTGACACGCTAAGACGCTTTGGGGCCCAGGATGTAGAGACTCACTAA
- a CDS encoding Wadjet anti-phage system protein JetA family protein gives MGYNGEKCTKVMLLGLFSYIPQNLFSVLSGQLRHVHADLLLLVYEQYRKTIYTIDREIIIDLFTEYLETSSEKIIISAETEELLEQHNNRERAFHFLRKFIETEWLIQEQHFDLTFKISLPDYSLRLLETINKIMNGYQMEFRGHVLSIYQNMTSEECHSFVALHQVDSLLKKYTKLVP, from the coding sequence ATGGGGTATAATGGTGAAAAGTGTACGAAGGTGATGCTATTGGGCTTATTCTCATATATTCCTCAAAATCTATTTTCAGTGCTCTCTGGTCAGTTAAGACATGTTCATGCTGATCTTCTTCTCCTAGTATATGAACAGTATCGGAAGACAATCTATACAATTGATCGTGAAATAATTATTGATCTTTTTACTGAATACCTGGAAACATCTTCTGAAAAAATTATCATATCTGCTGAAACTGAAGAATTACTGGAGCAACATAACAACAGAGAGAGAGCATTTCACTTTTTAAGAAAATTTATTGAGACAGAATGGCTAATTCAAGAGCAACATTTTGACCTTACCTTCAAAATTTCTCTCCCAGATTATTCACTCCGATTGCTAGAAACAATAAATAAAATCATGAATGGTTACCAGATGGAGTTTAGAGGCCATGTTCTTTCAATATATCAAAATATGACTAGTGAAGAATGTCATTCATTTGTTGCTTTGCATCAGGTGGATTCGCTACTTAAAAAGTATACCAAACTGGTACCTTGA
- the istB gene encoding IS21-like element helper ATPase IstB, whose amino-acid sequence MSQSPCESEITRLAHKMKLNILENYKKHVKTDSSFEENLLTLLRLENEQRDKALVRRRIKQAGFPVIKTLDTFEFNQTMLPHLKQEQVLELSLCEFIRNRTNVVAIGNSGTGKTHIATALGMEAIRKGYSVRFRRACDLATQLAEAQSEKHLSRMLKTLHHCQLLIVDELGYMTLDQKNSNLLFQVLAGRYEVRSTIVTSNLEFSKWPEFIGDPIMATALVDRLVHRSAILNMNGEGYRLNNPKR is encoded by the coding sequence ATGAGCCAGAGCCCATGTGAATCCGAGATTACCCGGTTGGCCCACAAGATGAAATTGAACATATTAGAAAACTACAAAAAGCATGTGAAAACCGATAGTAGCTTTGAGGAGAACCTATTGACCTTGCTTCGTCTGGAAAATGAACAGCGTGACAAGGCGCTCGTCCGACGTCGGATTAAACAAGCTGGTTTTCCTGTTATTAAAACCCTCGACACCTTTGAATTTAACCAGACTATGCTGCCCCATCTTAAACAGGAGCAGGTGCTGGAATTATCGCTGTGCGAGTTTATCCGCAACCGTACCAATGTAGTTGCCATAGGCAACTCGGGAACTGGAAAAACGCACATTGCAACCGCTCTTGGTATGGAGGCTATCCGGAAAGGTTACTCCGTGCGATTCCGACGTGCCTGTGATTTAGCAACCCAGTTGGCGGAAGCTCAGTCAGAGAAACATCTATCCCGCATGCTTAAAACTCTTCATCATTGTCAGCTTCTCATCGTGGACGAGCTTGGATATATGACGCTGGATCAGAAAAACTCCAACTTACTGTTCCAGGTGCTGGCCGGTCGATACGAGGTACGAAGTACTATTGTTACCAGCAATCTCGAATTTTCCAAGTGGCCGGAATTCATAGGTGATCCAATCATGGCGACTGCGCTGGTGGACAGGCTAGTGCATCGTTCAGCTATCCTTAATATGAATGGTGAGGGATATCGGCTGAATAACCCAAAACGATGA
- a CDS encoding putative ABC transporter permease: protein MFTRFIIYGLLGWNMEILFTGFMSGLHGNPRLIAHTYLWMLPIYGLAVFLEPLHNIMRPLHWYLRGMIWVLIIWTVELVTGGLIRAIVGTSPWIYQDGWQIAGLIRLDMAPLWFVAGLLFERIHDRLTSGDILSFE, encoded by the coding sequence ATGTTTACCAGGTTTATTATTTACGGACTTTTGGGTTGGAATATGGAAATACTCTTTACCGGTTTTATGTCCGGGCTGCATGGCAATCCCCGCTTAATAGCCCATACTTACCTGTGGATGCTGCCCATCTACGGGCTGGCGGTGTTTCTGGAACCACTGCATAACATTATGCGTCCATTGCACTGGTACCTGAGGGGCATGATCTGGGTGCTCATCATCTGGACAGTGGAGTTAGTTACGGGAGGGCTGATTCGCGCCATTGTCGGTACCAGCCCCTGGATTTACCAGGACGGCTGGCAAATAGCAGGCCTGATCCGCCTGGATATGGCCCCGCTGTGGTTTGTGGCGGGACTGTTATTTGAGCGAATCCATGACCGGTTGACAAGTGGGGATATATTATCATTTGAGTAA
- a CDS encoding pyruvoyl-dependent arginine decarboxylase: protein MLPTPKKFFLTAAAAEGHSELTAFDNALLAGKIGNINLLKVSSILPPAAEYDPDLIIPPGSLVPTAYGFICSEVPGELIAAAVGVGFSADTFGVIMEFAGRCSRDEAAAKIESMLREAFASRGMELKDIKIAAVEHRVEKVGCALAAVPMYY, encoded by the coding sequence ATGTTACCTACCCCAAAAAAGTTTTTTTTAACGGCTGCTGCTGCGGAAGGCCACAGCGAACTGACCGCTTTTGATAATGCCTTGCTGGCAGGCAAAATAGGTAATATAAATTTACTCAAAGTAAGCAGTATATTGCCCCCGGCTGCGGAATATGATCCCGATTTGATTATTCCCCCCGGCTCACTGGTGCCCACCGCTTACGGATTTATTTGCAGTGAAGTGCCCGGCGAGCTGATTGCCGCTGCGGTGGGAGTAGGATTTTCTGCAGATACATTTGGTGTGATCATGGAATTTGCCGGGCGCTGCAGCCGTGATGAGGCGGCGGCCAAAATTGAGTCCATGCTCCGGGAAGCCTTTGCGTCGCGGGGGATGGAGTTAAAGGATATTAAAATTGCCGCAGTAGAACACCGGGTGGAAAAAGTAGGCTGCGCACTGGCGGCCGTACCTATGTATTACTAA
- a CDS encoding 4Fe-4S dicluster domain-containing protein, with product MARQKQIYVRPDLCAGCRICANACSVYHNGAANPRLGAIRIRQDVFERYEFQEICRHCEDPPCLDACMVGCISRDPKTGLVLHDSKRCVGCWMCVMVCPYGAVKRDVVNKVAIKCDQCHDRDRPVCVEVCPTGALVLELREDVQEETFFTEPTVAG from the coding sequence ATGGCCAGGCAAAAACAAATATATGTTAGACCGGATTTATGCGCGGGTTGCCGGATTTGTGCCAACGCTTGTTCAGTCTATCATAATGGAGCGGCTAACCCTCGTTTGGGGGCTATAAGAATTAGGCAAGATGTTTTTGAACGGTACGAATTCCAAGAAATCTGTCGTCATTGCGAGGATCCGCCATGCCTGGATGCCTGCATGGTTGGTTGTATTTCCAGGGATCCCAAAACCGGTCTGGTATTGCATGATAGCAAGCGCTGCGTTGGTTGTTGGATGTGCGTAATGGTCTGCCCGTACGGTGCAGTTAAACGGGATGTGGTAAACAAGGTAGCCATTAAGTGTGACCAGTGCCATGACCGGGACCGCCCCGTGTGTGTTGAGGTTTGCCCTACGGGAGCACTGGTACTGGAACTGCGTGAGGATGTGCAAGAAGAAACATTTTTTACAGAACCTACAGTTGCAGGATAA